Genomic DNA from Manihot esculenta cultivar AM560-2 unplaced genomic scaffold, M.esculenta_v8 Scaffold51, whole genome shotgun sequence:
aattaaaagttGAAGGGGTGATACATACATTCTCTCActttagagattaaattattcaaaatttaaaagttaaagaaGTAAATAGGATAAAAATAAAGTTAGGGATAAAATGACTTTTTATAAAAAGGTGAGGGGTAAATTATGTATTTGGCCATTTAAAAATAAGGCTGGTGTTCCAATTTCGGAAAGCCTTttctaaacattaaaaattttgaaggtATTAGGTATtgaagtattttaataaatgaaaattgaaagaaaaaacgTTAAAAATTAGTGAAATGTGATAACCTAGGCCAAAATTACTAGTGACTTgagtattttattaaaaatgaatGGCCAAAAgtgtttaaattatatttagacaaaattacttttttatccTTGAAgtatagtataattaatagatttgtccctctatttttaagATCCAACACTTCGATTCCTAAAGTTTAATTccgtaaaaaatattattagtaaCAGGAAAAATGACCGAATTGCCATTTTTAGAATTCAACACttcagtttttaaaatttaatttctgcaAATTTATAGATCTATTTCTCAAAATTCTATTTACAAATCAAAGTAACaaactgaaaaataaataaaatttcaataaattaaatagtcaaactcaataaatataataaaaattaaggaaaaattttttttttcatctctaagatataatataattaacagatttgtccctctattttttgaTCATAAcactttagtccctgaggtttagtTCCGTcaaaatctaataaaaaaaaatctcaaacccAATTTTCACAAATAGATAGAAACttcaataaattcaaaattcaaactcaataaatataataaaaatcaaggaaaaaaatattttttgatataatataatttaacagattaataaaaatcaaggaaaaaaataatttttcgatataatataatttaacagatttgtccctctatttGCTTATCATAACgctttagtccctgaggtttagcTCCGTCCAaatctaagaaaaaaaaatctcaaactcaatttTCACAAATAAATAGAAACttcaataaattcaaaattcaaactcaagaaatataataaaaagtaaaatatataaaatttaaattataaaaaataaaaattaaaactctaCTGCTCGTTGTTTACTATTCCAGTTGTCCGCTGCTTGAGTCGCTAGTTATTCCTATTGTTTGCCACTCGATGCGCCTCCTGTTCGTATCACTCACTCCTTACATCTTTAGCCACTCGCACTGCTCGCTGATTGCATCTCCAACAACCCGTGTCGCTCATTGCTTGTGTCTTCAGCCATCGCATCGCTCATTGATCGCGTCTCTAATAACTCACATGTTTGCTGCTTTGTCTCCAGCCACTTGTGTTGCTCACTACTCTCATCTCGATGATCACTACTTGCGTCTTCGACCACTCGTGTCACTTGCTGCTTACATCGTCGGACGCTTGTGTCACTAACCGATCGTCCATCTCCTTCTCAATTACTGCAAAATGGgttttttacatataaattttgTAGCTTTGAGTATGGGTTGGACATGAATAATGAATAGGGTGTGGGAAGCATATGAAAGAAATCAGAGAATCTGAAGGGTAGAAGGAATTTTTATTAGGAAAAATTGCTACTTAGATCTTATGGTATGGAGAAACTCACAAGTTGGTTCTtcgattttaaaatatattaaaacgtctctgacattttaaaaagtctattagttaatcattttgttagttttagtgttaagtattataaaaagaaattaagtaaactttttaataatttgagagaccaactaataagttttttaaaattatagaaactaaACAGTAAAATGCTTAAAGACAAAATTAATTGAGAGACTAACtagtaaacttttaaaataccaaagatattttaatatatattttaaaatcaagGGACAAACTAGCGAGTTTCTCCATACTATAAGGGTTAAGtagtaattttcttattttattattgataagggtatttttgaaattatatttaatctTTTTCTTTTGATCAAATGTAAATCATTGACTTAATAGAAATTTTTTAcagagaaattttaaattttaaattttgacgaaattaaatttcaaattaaaataaaagtgttgagttttaaaaataaaaaaataaatccgttaattatgttatattttagaaactaaaaaataattttttatatttaattttaaaataaaagcagCAATAAAAGGTATAATAAAGATATCTTCACGATGTTAATGGCAGCTAATGGATGAAAACAGTAGAGTTTGAATACaatcattataaaaatttaaatatttaattttaaaaatatataaactgaTTTGTTAATTATGCTGAAATTTAATAACAACCCAAGTGCATTTACCCTATTTCTTACTACTGATTTAAGTCTCTTTCTTCCTTGTATTCTTCATGCACGTAGTATACCCTCAAGGGCCTTAGTTCTAGGCCCAGTATTTCCTGACCACTTATATCAATACCATCCTATGAAAGAACAACATTGTCCTCAAGACTAACGTATGAAAACTGATTAACAGATTAGAGTCCATTCTAGTATCATTCCATTTAATGAGAAGTTAAGAAACTAGGTGGCCATAAATTGTGTTATTTTAGCGTTGCAAAATTGTTTCTGGCTCAAAAGAATCCTTTTCAATTTCCAAACCTTGTGGTAATTCCATCAACACTTGGTGCGGCCTAATTGCGAAACAGGAAACATGGGATGAAGTTTAGCATAGGGAAGAAGTTGGAATTGATATGCAACACTATCAATTTTCTGAAGAATGCTGAAGGGAATTAGGAAAGAAATAATCAAGCTAATAAATTGGATTGATCATGTGATCGGAATACTTTCATTctactattaaaatataaatactttattactgaatattttaatttgtaaatataaataTCGTGTTCGAtcactaaatataaatattgcgTTGGTTATTGgtcttttataatattaaaaaatttaaatttcaataaaattaattataaaaaaggtAAATGAATTCGCAATATTAAATATTgccaattttattaattattgaaaAGCAATTATTAATTCAACAAAGCAATTGCCATGGAGCAATAAACACAACAAGAGCATCATACACAAACATAAGCTAGCATTGGCTCTGGCTTTCTGGCTGCCACAAGAAAACAGCATCAGCATTCTCATCACTGCAATACAAGCAAGGATGCTGCTCAAACCCTTGAACCTCCAACACTTGTCTAGCCATCATCACCAACTGCCTATTGCTGATCAATTCACCTGAATGCTCTTTCAACACCATTTGCACTGCATTGCTAAATGCTCCATAAGCTTTTCCCCCACTCTCAACTGGGTTCATATCAGCAGAAGTCTCATTTGCTTGACACCCACTTAGCAGAATCCCCTCATCAGACTTCAACACTTGAAGAAAATTGTCTAATTCAAGCATTGGGATTCTGAAGCTTAAGCTGGCATTGGCTCCAAAGCACTCTAGCAAATGAGTTCCAATGTCAGTTGTGTTTATGCCTGTGAGAGATGTCAAGTGTTGGAGTATGGATTCATACGGGATGGCTTTAGGTTTGTGAGAGATTTGcttgtttgcattagattttattagtgagtttggtccaatttgttctttctctttgtCAATGAGACCTCCACTGTGGCATGAATCTGATAGAATTGTGAAGCTCGTTCCCTTTGGTAGCCGGTTCACTAGTTGCCGGAAGTCCATATCTGTATATGGCCGGTGATAATTTTTCCATATAAAAGTAGCAACCAGTAAATTggacaaataaaataaacaaacaaataaaaaagagtAAGAAACCTGTGATGAGATTGAAGTCACAGGGGACAATAGCCTCATCCTGTCTAAACGGATGGCCTGGCTTCAACGAAGGGATTCTAGTTCCATGTCCACTGTAATGAAAATAGAGGACATCTCCTGGTTGAGCCTCATCAACCATCTGATCAAGAGCCTTCTTTATGTTCGCACCAGTAGGCATCACTAGCGGTGGAGAGGAAGAGGACCCAGGTGCATCTGTAAGGAGCTGGACATGGGCAGGCTGGAACCCAAATCGGTTGATAAGCACATCTCTCATGGCTACGACGTCGTTAATGCAGCCATGCAACTCGTTCTTTGTTTTTGGATAATTGCACCCTACCAATACAGCCATTCTCTTCTTTCCCTTGCTCTCCATCTTCACGAATCTGTGCTTCAATTGTTATTGAGAGCTGTTTGGGAGAAGATTAAGTCTTCTGTGAATTGCAAATGGATGCATGATcttctatttatatatataagctTATCTGTGGCTTGAATAATatgtgtttttattttgtttcactTACaagttttctttattaattgGCTTTCAAGTGTCGGAAGGAAGGTTACTTAATAATTCAGACACGAAAATAGAtataatacattaaaaaaaataaatatttgctataaaaaatgcaaaataaattaatcaGTGCTGCGCATGATGATCAGATAAGTAAGCAGGACATGGAGACACGTTAAGGAAGAATCTCTCCCTtattataataaagaaaaattattatttagttttataacGTGAAAAAAATTgactgattaattttttaattttaaaaaatatattaaaatattttatttaaaatatttattatttaattttttaattaattttattgttaaatattttattatttaatttttataattttaaaaaaatttattagttaatctcttaaatttttaaaaaatttattaattaattcttaatatttttcaatattaagaatattttaaatttttttataatagttaatagttaaaattaactatgtagattttttaaaatattaataatattttaatatattttttagaatcgaaagactaattagtaattttttatatttaaaaattaaatattaatttattcttataataaaaataataataatatgattatTACGATAATTAATATGTAtgtttaaactaatttaaatttaaggataaaaatttttaatatgaaaaatataaactgaattttaatttcaaaatttaaatattataaacgattattattataaattaaattattaattattagtaaATTAAGTAATCATTAgagttttataaatatatatcaatatatttatagtttgaattattttttattgaatattcTATTCAGATGATCCACCTGATGGTATGTATCGGTGTGGTTGACTCGAGATGTTGCTTGTTTGTTTCCGTTATCGTGGTGTGTACTGTAGGCTTgtattttctttcttaaaaaaaaaaaaactaataaaggaaaagttattatttgatttttatgaaaaaactttttaattaattttttaattttaaaaaatatattaaaatatttttaatatttaaatatattaaaatattgttaatatttaaaaatatttactaattaatttttctattaattttgattattaaatattataaaaaaatttaaaatatcattaatacaaaaaattaattaataatttaacaaTCAAATGATaagttttttcattaaaatatttaattaattgatatctTATTCTGCTTCTtactcatttttttttctttatttatcatCTTATGGATCATTAGATCGATTTGGATTTCAGATTTATATGCATCAAGCTTTTAAATGGATTTTATAGGTAATGCAAACTAAATATGAATTGTGTTGGTGAAGAGATTCTTTATATTTTGGATGTGAATAGAAGATTGAAGATTTTACTAGAACTATTGAAAATTCAAGTGTGcaagcaaagaaaagaaaaaggaattaTATGATAGATTTTGTCGTTGatagtaaaaataattaagattagTTAAGTTCAgcaaatgaagaagaagaatggaggcaacaaaattttttttctctcgtatctttttttttttataactttttttattaaaattaacgcTCTTTTTGAGTGAGTCTTTCTCACGCAAGATTAACTCATAAAAAGGGATATAAATGAGCTGAATTTCAAAGATTTGGATAAAATgggattaattttttattttagacaTGCAGATAAAACAAGTAATATCAACTCTCATGTAATTTTCCAATTGACCTACTTATACTTGGTTATTTTACGAGCTTTTTTTTCATctgttttaatttaatgattatttttgtagtcttatattatttatatatcataTATTCTTTGACTTTATAAATCTTTAAGtaagaatttaaaattgagaaaactataataaaaattacttttttgttTAACGAATTTTCAGataaatttctataatttaatttgtaataaaataattatatagttTCATACGATTAGCAAAAGTGAGACtttttttaaatactattaaatattgttgataaattgcaatttaatctttaataaaatctacaaattaatctctatatatttaaatttgatccTTGAAGTTTTATTAGACTAATGAAATTATTCCTTgatttaaactttaatttttttacaaattaatctctaaatattataattattaataaaaaattatgcttataaattaatctcttcttaataatatattatactaAAAAGTTACCAATGCGGGATACCAAAGTTcatacatataaatttattaatagttcATGGATCATTTATCTTAATAcataaattacttaaaattcATGAATCAGTTTCTTTCCCCTCGTAATCCTGCAAaggtaaatgaattaaattaattcttgTGATAATATATAAgttaaatatacataaaaaaaaaaagtttaaagatATATTTCATATACTTTGTAATGTTACTGGAAATAGAGTTGTGTTGTGATTGATTTACCtataagaaagagaatgtgggGTGGTTGACGCCTACGGCAGCCACTCtaatgctcaagtcagtaagttgAAGAGAAGAATGAATGTAATGCAATGCTTTGAACTCAAgaatagttgtgtaagaattgcgTCATTTTGTCTCTTTGATCGTTagattttatattgtaagaaaataAAGGTAATTATAGCATTTTTGAAAATCCG
This window encodes:
- the LOC110602401 gene encoding metacaspase-9: MESKGKKRMAVLVGCNYPKTKNELHGCINDVVAMRDVLINRFGFQPAHVQLLTDAPGSSSSPPLVMPTGANIKKALDQMVDEAQPGDVLYFHYSGHGTRIPSLKPGHPFRQDEAIVPCDFNLITDMDFRQLVNRLPKGTSFTILSDSCHSGGLIDKEKEQIGPNSLIKSNANKQISHKPKAIPYESILQHLTSLTGINTTDIGTHLLECFGANASLSFRIPMLELDNFLQVLKSDEGILLSGCQANETSADMNPVESGGKAYGAFSNAVQMVLKEHSGELISNRQLVMMARQVLEVQGFEQHPCLYCSDENADAVFLWQPESQSQC